The DNA region TTAGGGCCCAAATTTTATAGCTTATGTACTGAAccatactttaaaaatattaaagttttaGGGCTTTTGCTTGTTAATATATTAAGTGATGTGTGAATCTATTATTTCTAAAGAGGTTTTGTTAGCTGCGACttacttaaaaattatatttatgctggtttttgttttttgtatatatttaatgaagcattttattgtagaGACAATATTGCTAACTGGAATACTAAGCCTTGcagggaaaatattatatttatagtggtttttattttatatatatgtttaaaGGGCACACATCATTTCAAACTATGCAAACTACTTGAGTATATATTTTAgtaaaaataatcaaataaaataaaaatcctaGAGCTGCCCTCGCTTTAAGCAACCAGGATGCCGGCATGGACTCGACCAAGTGACGGGACAAAAACATTTGTTAACACTTTAACGAGTTATGACTTGGCTGTGTCCATGGCACATAGCTCCTAGCTCCCAACTCCCAGCTCCTCACCGAATCTCCATCCCAGATGCCCCACGGCCATTTGGGgggcaattaaagttgcacatGTAAAAGTAAATTGATACGGCACTCAATCATCCGACATGGTATCTTTTCTTCCACAGCTCAACGGCTGGAtccgaacaacaacaacgagtGGCGACCTCTGGGACACGGGGATCCCCTGCAAAAGGATCCCACCTACGACTACAGTCCGCCAGCCCTGGAAAGGGTACGCTACTGGGCGGAGAACAACAGCACGGGTCAGAGTAATCCGGAGGCCAGGAAGAAGGAGCTACCACCGGAGGTACTGCGCAACAAGACCAAAAGCGAGGTGCTGCTCCTGGGCGTGGCCAGTGAACGAGTCAGGGTGCCACACTCCCACTCCTATCCGCCAGTTGGATTGACCCACAATcaacagcatcagcagcagcagcaggctaAATATGCCGCCATCCGGAGGAGCTACTATGCTCCcacccagcagcaacatggtCCACAAACCCAACATATGCCATCCCATTTCAATGCCCAGCAGCACATGCCACCCACCCATTTGATGCCGCCACCCATGATGATGATTAAGTCCAGTGGTGCCCCTCCTCATCTGGAGTACAGACACAGTATGATGGCCACCGGAGCACCCACCTCCTACATGAGCCTCAACCACATGAGTTCACCGACGCCCAAATCACCAATGACTTCCTCGGTGATCTACCATCAACCAATGGGTCATCACACCTCCTTGTCATCCTCCACACCCTGGATGACCAGCATGCCACCACATCGTCTGAGCTACTCGGATCCTCATCTCCAGGAGTCCATGCACACCTACAGCTTTTCGAGGCCCCACCACCATCAGCAGTCGATGATGAGCTACTCGCCCAACTCGCTGCCAGGACTTCAGAGTGGCTCCAAAACGGGACTGAGGAAACCCTGGCTGCATGAGCTGCTCCAGAAAGAAGTGGTGGTTACATCGAAGCCCAAGGTTAAGCCCACAATGCCGGCGACCAAGTATCTGATGGGCACAAGTAAGCCACATCATCCATTGCCACCTATGGGAATGGGCATCAGTTCCACGCGACCACCGTTTACCTATGCTCCGGTGACCTTTGTGCCTGGGCCACCCACCATTGCAGTGCCCACGGTGGCCACCAGACAAGAGTTGCAACCCGAGATCTACATCTCACCCACTCCTCAAACGAGTAACCCTGGCTTCAGACCCATGTTGATGACCAGCACAACCACCGTGGGAACCACTCCTTCCACCACAACGCCCATTTATCACCGAACCAGCACAACAACCACGAGTAATCGCCTGCTCATCCCCCAGACGAGCAATCTGGCCCAGAGACCCACAGTGGCTCCGGCTCCGAGTGAACCCACCACTGATTCGCTGTTCTCCCACTACAAGCAACCACCGAAACCCCTAATGGGACCCATGTACCTCATCATCGAGGGTCACTCCAAGGTCAAGACCTATGGCCAAAACGAATTGGATCCACATAGTCCCAAGATAGTGCCGGTTATCTCGAAGAGGGAACCTGTGGTTAGGATAGCTGATCCCAACGAGAAAAGGGGCACAGTGGAATCCTATCAGGTCAAGCATTTGCACACCAAAACCACGCCGATgacaacgacaacaacaaaGACTACGACGACTAGTAAACCCACTACAACAAGAGCTCCTCAAAAAGCTCCTGTCTACAGCACTACTAAAGCTCCGGTTAGCACTACCCCAAAGATAACAAAACCCCCCACTATAAAAACCActaaagcaacaacaaccaaaGTACCCATTAGTAGTACTACCCCGTTAGTTCCAAAACAACCCAATCCAGAACCTCCAAGTGGTGTTAATGATCTGCTGAGTCTACTGGACAATATGTTTGCCGATGCCCATGAGATAGCCTCATCAACGGGGTCACCTTTGGTAGCTAGTTCTACCACGAGCACCGTGCTAAAGCCTGTTAGCACCAAGTTAATGCCCCAGCAACCGGAACCGAGGATTTCCAGTAAGGCGGGGTCCATAGACAGTCTGCTCGAAGATGATGAAGCCGGCGAAGATCTAGGGTCAGCGAATTCCACCGCGACTCCACCTCGATCAACGCGTCAAATCTTCGACTATGATCAATTGCCAGAGTCACGGATTAAAGTTGGGGTCACCACCAGCGATATTTTGGAATacaatgatgatgatgatggggaGGAGGAGCTGGAGGAAGATGATCAGACCACCGATGGTCAAATAGGGAATCAGGAGaacgacgaggaggaggaggcagACGAATCACACAATTTACTCAAGCGAATCGATCAATTTGTGGATGATGTCGACGATGGAGATGACGATTTGGAGGACCTCATCGAGGGTCTGGACGAGGACGAGATCGACGAAAGGCGACAGCAGCATTAGCCCAAGATAAGCATTTTTCTTAAACTGCGCTCTATACCAAATCTATCAGAAACTTTTTCTCACGCCTAATACGTTCTTGTACATAAGTCAGCTTTAATTGAATCtgtatttatttgttgttAGTTCTTAGGCCTGCTGGCGTCACAATGTGACTGCACTCTATACCGTACAATTTCGTTGTGTAATTAAGCAttaaattattgaaaatttcACTTATGTTTTTTagttgttaaaataaaattgcaaaatgcaataaatgaaaaataaatacgaaaatgaaaagaaattAACTGGCGCCATCTATGGAGGATATCAGCTGAGAGCGCCACCTAGTGTTGGGCAATGGGATCTTCTACATTGGTCTTTTGTTTTTagcatacataaataaaaagtaagtacATATctactttaaataatttaaagtaaGAATACTAGGGCTAGGAACGAAAACTTAGAAATCTTAAACTTTAATGTTGTAAGcgatgtttttaaatattttgtttacaaaatatatttacattcTTTAACACGCCGTTTCAATGTTAAAAATTCAAGCAAACCGCCAAGAAGCAAGCTTTCCAGTGAATATCGATCGTTCTTCGCTCGATAACGATAACACAAACTTGTGTTTGACAGTGCTGACAGAATTTTGGCGAATAAAAGTGgtcttaaataataataatggagcacttaaattaaaaacactaAAAAAGCCcaattttgtaaaattaatttagggCAATTATGTATTTTATTGTTCTACATGTTCCGTTTTCCCGCCCAAAGCAGCTATTTCCCGCCAAATCTTCGCCATCACTGATGTCCGACCTATCGCCTCGGTTTGTTTATTTCCAATTGGATTTTCCAAGCGCCAGTTGAGAATTCGCCGTCGAAGAGTGCGGTTTACGGTAAAAGAAAGCGCTTCCAGTGCGTGACGATAAATTGGATTAAATTGTGTGCGCAAGGTGTgttaacaaaacaaaaatactaTATTATTAACAGAAAGCCAACAACAAAAGACGCTCAAGTGCTGAAATGATCAAGTGTGCGAATATTTTGTTTACGCTTCCCAAGCGATCTTCGTTCTCTTTTCAACTCTCGCTTTTGTTTGGAGTTAATGAAGGCGGAGTAATGAACTTGAGCGAATAAGAAGAAGATTTGCAAATGCAGTTGTTCCAATCAGAAATGTGTTTCTTTTGGCCACAAAGAATCCAAAGATAAACACGTGCGAAGTGATTTTGTGACTCAAAAAGCCATTAAGGCGGTTTCATTTTTATGATAACAGCAGCCACAAGCTGacagaaataataaatacaaacaAATCATATTTAATCGAATAGAGTATGCAAACTATACAGTACAGTATATAGCCATCATAAATTAGTGAAACTATCTCCGCCTTCCCTTGAATTGAATGAGCGGTGATAATGCCCATATAGCTAAATTGTGTGAATGCCTGTGCATATATTTGCCCGATGGCTATATAACCTTGATCCGGGCATTGCGTCGCGGCctgaaaaaaaactttaaaaatgatttccgAAATGTGGCGTCGTCGGCGTCAAACAGAAAAAGCCTAACAGtggaaaccaaacaaaaaaccaaacaaactTCTATGCCAAAAAACCGGTTAATGCCAAAAACCCAAACAGAGACTCTTTCTGATCAGAGATAAAACGCGACCCAAccagagagaaagagagagtgTCTGGTTGGAAAACAAATTCCATTCCAATTAGAAATTATCAGTGGCACGGCAAATGTCAGACTGATAAGAACATTGCTTCTTTCTGATTAGAGAGTAGCCGGCATATTTTCGTGTCTTTTTCCTCTCGATATTTGCGACTACAGTCGAACTTGCCTAAAGATAATCTCTTATCTTAGaactaaaattattttcatataatataatttataaatgttcTTATACAGTGTTATAAGAAATA from Drosophila subpulchrella strain 33 F10 #4 breed RU33 chromosome 2L, RU_Dsub_v1.1 Primary Assembly, whole genome shotgun sequence includes:
- the LOC119546382 gene encoding mucin-2; protein product: MIGERHKSRDLVTILGLFHLLQLLLLHGSAAGHVIEVLAQSTTASKSEPQTLETKTNGSQDGAGLTPGATTAQRLDPNNNNEWRPLGHGDPLQKDPTYDYSPPALERVRYWAENNSTGQSNPEARKKELPPEVLRNKTKSEVLLLGVASERVRVPHSHSYPPVGLTHNQQHQQQQQAKYAAIRRSYYAPTQQQHGPQTQHMPSHFNAQQHMPPTHLMPPPMMMIKSSGAPPHLEYRHSMMATGAPTSYMSLNHMSSPTPKSPMTSSVIYHQPMGHHTSLSSSTPWMTSMPPHRLSYSDPHLQESMHTYSFSRPHHHQQSMMSYSPNSLPGLQSGSKTGLRKPWLHELLQKEVVVTSKPKVKPTMPATKYLMGTSKPHHPLPPMGMGISSTRPPFTYAPVTFVPGPPTIAVPTVATRQELQPEIYISPTPQTSNPGFRPMLMTSTTTVGTTPSTTTPIYHRTSTTTTSNRLLIPQTSNLAQRPTVAPAPSEPTTDSLFSHYKQPPKPLMGPMYLIIEGHSKVKTYGQNELDPHSPKIVPVISKREPVVRIADPNEKRGTVESYQVKHLHTKTTPMTTTTTKTTTTSKPTTTRAPQKAPVYSTTKAPVSTTPKITKPPTIKTTKATTTKVPISSTTPLVPKQPNPEPPSGVNDLLSLLDNMFADAHEIASSTGSPLVASSTTSTVLKPVSTKLMPQQPEPRISSKAGSIDSLLEDDEAGEDLGSANSTATPPRSTRQIFDYDQLPESRIKVGVTTSDILEYNDDDDGEEELEEDDQTTDGQIGNQENDEEEEADESHNLLKRIDQFVDDVDDGDDDLEDLIEGLDEDEIDERRQQH